One genomic window of Pseudoxanthomonas sp. includes the following:
- a CDS encoding LuxR C-terminal-related transcriptional regulator — translation MPVAKPVALIGPRPAIARDGTNAGEWILPDKLEPPRLHVDTVPRERLLAQLDAGITLPLTLLLAPPGFGKSTLLAQWHAHVFATGHAQVAWLSLDEADADPLRLLAYLALALGLGGFENNTMPLGVAHWRDLDPGATRSALLRAVRCAQQPLVLVLDDYDRAAGPATDELIALLVEHGGPRLHVLLATRRAPALPLARLAVRGALQQIDANQLAMNRHETRAVLGTHTSDDDARRLRSKTEGWPVAVRLAAVWMSGDGRSSDDLTRFSGRSTGLAAYLAEQVVNDLDPVLRDFLLETSLLERFNASLADAVRTRQDSGQRLAQLGHFHGLLVPLDDDHEWFRYHPLFADYLHQQLDRQSPGLVNHLHRRAAQWCAVHGQLPDAVRHALRAQDVALATECIRQAGSWQVLLQHGTAAVRALLCQFDPRVVRDTPPLNLTQAYLHMRLGEFGHAQTLLERFRDFPEAARAPLERDYTVVVALLRDLMDLVCGNARGIAQLTAQANALDQDDHLGRGTLLCICATTALGRGEFVAAERLSLEAVEVMARSDTPGSTGYALVHLGQSHFYRGALDQAETHYTRALQLARSPHGTDATLAAACRCLLAQLQAERGRHDEAADLLEGALDTLERDDGWVDVYAAGFGTALLLARQRDRSGRAAHALLERIDTLATRRHLTRLMELATAWRLDVLLDMPGTLATEAIVSRSGGEAAFLHALGSGHGWRQAHALGFALARWHAQSGRAGQALAILQKQQQAAEAAGDRYHLGRVQLRLAMTLQQRGQIEAALIPLGAALDHIAGTRAWQVAVDAGLPAKALLRGARQLDPQAAAGTTRALTIQTLLDKLSCDEALVTELFSEREMEVLAELAQGHSNKHIARRLAVSENTVKFHLKNLYRKLGADTRATALGVALQRGLIAAASPPS, via the coding sequence GTGCCCGTAGCAAAACCAGTTGCACTGATCGGCCCACGCCCGGCCATTGCCCGGGACGGTACCAACGCGGGCGAATGGATCCTGCCGGACAAGCTGGAACCGCCACGCCTGCACGTGGATACGGTTCCGCGCGAACGCCTGCTGGCCCAGCTCGACGCCGGCATCACCCTGCCGTTGACCCTGCTGCTGGCGCCGCCCGGTTTCGGCAAGTCCACGCTGCTGGCGCAGTGGCACGCGCACGTGTTCGCCACCGGCCATGCCCAGGTGGCGTGGCTGTCGCTGGACGAAGCCGATGCCGACCCGCTCCGCCTGCTCGCCTACCTGGCACTGGCGCTCGGCCTCGGTGGCTTCGAGAACAACACCATGCCGCTGGGCGTGGCCCATTGGCGTGACCTGGACCCGGGCGCCACCCGCAGCGCATTGCTGCGTGCGGTGCGCTGCGCCCAGCAGCCGCTGGTCCTGGTACTGGATGACTACGACCGCGCGGCCGGTCCGGCCACCGATGAACTGATCGCCCTACTGGTTGAACACGGCGGCCCGCGCCTGCACGTGCTGCTGGCCACGCGTCGTGCGCCGGCGCTACCGCTTGCACGGTTGGCGGTGCGCGGCGCCCTGCAACAGATCGACGCGAACCAGCTGGCCATGAACCGCCACGAGACCCGCGCCGTGCTCGGCACGCACACCTCCGACGACGATGCACGCCGCCTGCGCAGCAAGACCGAAGGCTGGCCGGTGGCGGTGCGCCTGGCAGCGGTGTGGATGTCCGGCGATGGCCGGAGCAGCGATGACCTCACCCGATTCTCTGGCCGTTCCACCGGCCTGGCCGCGTACCTGGCCGAACAGGTCGTCAACGACCTGGACCCCGTGCTGCGCGATTTCCTGCTGGAAACCTCGCTGCTGGAGCGCTTCAACGCCTCGCTGGCCGACGCAGTCCGCACCCGCCAGGACAGCGGCCAGCGACTCGCGCAGCTCGGCCATTTCCACGGCCTGCTGGTGCCGCTGGACGACGACCACGAATGGTTCCGCTATCACCCGCTGTTTGCCGACTACCTGCACCAGCAGTTGGACCGTCAGTCACCGGGGCTGGTCAACCACCTGCACCGGCGCGCCGCACAGTGGTGCGCCGTGCACGGCCAGTTGCCAGATGCGGTGCGCCATGCCTTGCGTGCGCAGGATGTCGCCCTGGCCACCGAATGCATCCGCCAGGCCGGCAGCTGGCAGGTCCTGCTGCAACACGGCACCGCCGCGGTACGTGCGCTGCTCTGCCAGTTCGACCCGCGGGTGGTGCGCGATACACCACCGCTCAACCTCACCCAGGCGTACCTGCACATGCGGCTGGGCGAATTCGGCCACGCGCAGACGCTGCTGGAACGCTTCCGTGATTTCCCCGAGGCAGCGCGCGCACCACTGGAACGCGACTACACCGTGGTGGTGGCGCTGCTGCGCGACCTGATGGACCTGGTCTGCGGCAATGCGCGCGGCATCGCCCAGCTGACCGCGCAGGCCAACGCCCTGGACCAGGACGATCACCTGGGGCGTGGCACCCTGCTGTGCATCTGCGCGACCACCGCGCTCGGGCGCGGTGAGTTCGTCGCGGCCGAGCGCCTGTCGCTGGAAGCCGTCGAGGTCATGGCCCGCAGCGACACCCCGGGCAGCACTGGTTATGCGCTGGTGCACCTGGGCCAGAGCCACTTCTATCGCGGCGCGCTGGACCAGGCCGAAACCCACTACACGCGGGCACTGCAATTGGCCCGCTCTCCGCACGGCACCGACGCCACGCTGGCGGCGGCCTGCCGCTGCCTGCTGGCGCAACTGCAGGCCGAGCGCGGTCGCCATGATGAAGCCGCCGACCTGCTGGAAGGCGCGCTGGACACGCTCGAACGCGACGATGGCTGGGTCGACGTATATGCCGCCGGTTTCGGCACCGCCCTGCTCCTGGCACGCCAGCGCGACCGCAGCGGTCGTGCCGCCCACGCGCTACTGGAACGCATCGACACCCTGGCCACGCGCCGTCACCTGACGCGCCTGATGGAACTGGCGACCGCCTGGCGCCTGGACGTGCTGCTGGACATGCCGGGCACCCTCGCCACCGAGGCCATCGTGTCCCGCTCCGGCGGTGAAGCCGCCTTCCTGCATGCCCTGGGCAGCGGCCACGGATGGCGCCAGGCACATGCGCTCGGCTTTGCCCTGGCGCGCTGGCATGCGCAGTCCGGCCGTGCCGGCCAGGCACTGGCGATCCTGCAGAAACAGCAGCAGGCCGCCGAAGCGGCCGGCGACCGTTATCACCTGGGTCGCGTGCAGCTGCGCCTGGCCATGACCCTGCAGCAGCGCGGCCAGATCGAAGCGGCCCTGATCCCGCTCGGCGCGGCGCTGGACCACATCGCCGGCACGCGCGCCTGGCAAGTCGCCGTGGATGCGGGCCTGCCGGCCAAAGCGCTATTGCGCGGTGCGCGCCAGCTCGACCCGCAGGCCGCCGCCGGCACCACCCGCGCGCTCACCATCCAGACCCTGCTGGACAAGCTGTCCTGCGACGAAGCACTGGTCACCGAATTGTTCAGCGAGCGCGAGATGGAAGTGCTGGCCGAGCTGGCCCAGGGCCACTCCAACAAACACATCGCGCGCAGGCTTGCGGTGTCGGAGAACACGGTGAAGTTCCACCTCAAGAACCTCTACCGCAAGCTGGGCGCCGACACGCGCGCGACAGCGCTGGGCGTGGCCCTGCAACGCGGCCTGATCGCCGCGGCCAGCCCGCCGTCGTGA
- a CDS encoding TonB-dependent receptor, giving the protein MNRLIRRSALALALAVAANGAYAQSTTGRIFGTVSGAGEADTVLVQSSGGFSREVKVEGGRYSLSSLPLGSYTVTLKHDGAVADTRENVSIIVGAGTEVGLSAGGATTLGAVSVKGSTAVSPIDVSSVDTRTVVTSQQLQQLPLGRNAEAIALLAPGVVVNSGGFDNGPLGGGLPSFGGSAASENAYYLNGFNTTNTQNNLGGLTLPYGAIDQQEIIVGGYGAQYGRSNGGVINQIGKRGTNEWKFGVAAVFEPDAFKASQKDIYWRPDSQTSAVTNTAYNYARSANGLYQPLSETKATSETYSAYVGGPIIQDKLFFFLAGERVDSHGTRIASNRDADNGSVGGLTEYEYQQNRWYGKLDWYITDNHLLELTSAGDKYETNGKIYEYDYLTRSKGAYYNDENTNKAGPVLNSAKYTGYFGDNITVNALYGQLNTPDEISYYNYSAADGPVIGSVALQNPAYTGGTPIEGAQKQATITASDREYEKKNLRLSVEWRIGDHAITAGIDNQKLKATNIGSVASGPGYAWTYGLTSDPYGTAPGANGLISQSANEAGGKGVASPGLVDPVYGASGYYVTKDTTSGLNSYDADQKAYYLEDKWQVTDKVLLSLGLRKDEFTNYVPISHVPYISVDAWSPRLGFSWDVHGDSSLKIFGNVGRYYLGLPLSAVGLFTSSVSKSEYFTYSGINADGTPIISQSLGPAVSANSRFGRASDPSAAVVKDIKGENQDELILGFTKQLENGWVYGVRGTYRRLNDAIDDQNFDTDNLGLVNSAAAQGVDVDWTRTAGAELINPGKTNIWNVYDTDGNLRQVTVTREAAGFPELKRDYAGVEFNFERPFDGKWYAKANYVWSHSYGTTEGQLRSDLFRSGGALGSYQGQAAVSTTQSWDHAALMENTNGDQSNDHRHQIKLYGYYQVTSEFGVSANLSMVSGAPKTCLGNYYGTAYSGSDPAGYGGSAVTGGPYHYCYDPATGTGSASPPGSHGRLPWINQFDLGLTWKPDFADGKLAVNLNIFNVLNAQKPTMIYPFSQLPDGSVNPLYGQPVTYQTPRYARVTASYDF; this is encoded by the coding sequence ATGAATCGATTGATCCGTAGGAGTGCCCTGGCGCTGGCCCTGGCGGTTGCCGCCAACGGTGCGTACGCCCAGTCCACCACCGGTCGAATCTTCGGCACCGTCAGCGGCGCCGGCGAAGCAGACACCGTCCTGGTCCAGAGCAGTGGCGGCTTCTCGCGCGAAGTGAAGGTCGAGGGCGGTCGTTACTCCCTGAGCAGCCTGCCGCTGGGCAGCTACACCGTGACCCTCAAGCATGATGGCGCAGTCGCCGATACCCGCGAGAACGTATCGATTATCGTGGGCGCCGGTACCGAGGTCGGCCTGTCCGCCGGTGGCGCGACCACCTTGGGCGCGGTGTCGGTCAAGGGGTCGACCGCGGTTTCCCCGATCGACGTCAGCAGCGTGGACACCCGGACCGTGGTGACGTCGCAGCAGCTGCAGCAGTTGCCGCTGGGTCGCAACGCCGAGGCCATCGCCTTGCTGGCGCCGGGCGTGGTGGTCAACAGCGGCGGCTTCGACAACGGTCCGCTGGGCGGCGGCCTGCCGAGCTTCGGTGGCTCGGCGGCATCTGAGAACGCTTATTACCTCAATGGCTTCAATACCACCAATACCCAGAACAACCTCGGCGGTTTGACCCTGCCGTACGGCGCCATCGACCAGCAGGAAATCATCGTCGGTGGCTACGGCGCCCAGTACGGCCGCTCCAACGGCGGCGTGATCAACCAGATCGGCAAGCGCGGCACCAACGAATGGAAGTTCGGCGTCGCTGCTGTATTCGAGCCCGATGCTTTCAAGGCCAGCCAGAAGGACATCTACTGGCGTCCGGACAGCCAGACCTCGGCGGTCACCAACACCGCCTACAACTACGCGCGTTCGGCTAACGGTCTGTACCAACCGCTGAGCGAGACCAAGGCGACGTCTGAAACCTACAGCGCCTATGTCGGTGGTCCGATCATCCAGGACAAGCTGTTCTTCTTCCTGGCAGGCGAACGCGTCGATTCCCACGGCACCCGCATTGCCAGCAACCGCGATGCGGACAATGGCAGCGTCGGCGGTCTGACCGAATACGAGTACCAGCAGAATCGCTGGTACGGGAAGCTGGACTGGTACATCACCGACAACCACCTGCTGGAACTCACCAGCGCGGGCGACAAGTACGAGACCAACGGCAAGATCTACGAATACGACTACCTGACGCGCTCGAAAGGTGCGTATTACAACGACGAAAACACCAACAAGGCCGGGCCGGTGCTGAACTCGGCCAAATACACCGGCTACTTCGGTGACAACATTACGGTCAACGCGTTGTATGGCCAGCTGAACACGCCCGACGAGATCAGCTACTACAACTACAGTGCGGCTGACGGTCCTGTCATCGGTAGCGTGGCCCTGCAGAATCCGGCCTATACGGGGGGCACGCCGATCGAGGGTGCGCAGAAGCAGGCCACCATCACGGCCTCCGACCGCGAGTACGAAAAGAAGAACCTGCGCCTGAGCGTTGAATGGCGGATCGGCGACCATGCGATCACCGCCGGCATCGACAACCAGAAGCTGAAGGCCACCAACATCGGTTCGGTGGCTTCCGGTCCGGGCTATGCGTGGACCTATGGTCTCACCAGCGACCCTTACGGCACCGCGCCCGGCGCTAACGGCCTGATCAGCCAGTCGGCCAATGAAGCCGGTGGAAAAGGTGTGGCGAGCCCCGGCCTGGTCGATCCGGTTTACGGCGCCTCCGGCTATTACGTTACCAAGGACACCACCAGTGGCCTGAACTCCTACGACGCCGATCAGAAGGCGTACTACCTGGAGGACAAGTGGCAGGTCACCGACAAGGTGCTGCTCAGCCTGGGTCTGCGCAAGGACGAGTTCACCAACTACGTGCCGATCAGCCACGTGCCCTACATCAGCGTCGACGCCTGGTCGCCGCGCTTGGGCTTCAGCTGGGACGTGCACGGCGATTCGAGCCTGAAGATCTTCGGTAACGTCGGTCGCTACTACCTGGGCCTGCCGCTGTCGGCCGTGGGTCTGTTCACCTCGTCGGTTTCCAAGAGCGAGTACTTCACCTACAGTGGCATCAACGCCGACGGCACGCCGATCATCTCGCAGTCGCTTGGCCCTGCGGTGTCGGCCAACTCGCGCTTCGGTCGTGCGTCCGATCCCAGTGCCGCGGTGGTCAAGGACATCAAGGGCGAGAACCAGGATGAGTTGATCCTGGGCTTCACCAAACAGCTGGAAAATGGCTGGGTGTATGGCGTACGCGGTACCTACCGCCGTCTGAATGATGCGATTGACGACCAGAACTTCGATACGGACAACCTTGGTCTGGTCAATTCGGCTGCGGCGCAGGGCGTGGATGTCGATTGGACCCGCACCGCCGGTGCCGAGTTGATCAACCCGGGCAAGACCAATATCTGGAACGTGTACGACACCGATGGCAACCTGCGCCAGGTGACCGTCACCCGCGAGGCGGCAGGCTTCCCGGAGCTCAAGCGAGATTACGCAGGCGTGGAGTTCAACTTCGAGCGTCCGTTCGATGGCAAGTGGTACGCCAAGGCCAACTACGTCTGGTCGCACAGCTACGGCACCACCGAAGGCCAGCTGCGTTCGGACCTGTTCCGCTCCGGCGGCGCGCTGGGCAGCTACCAGGGCCAGGCGGCGGTCTCGACCACGCAGAGTTGGGACCATGCGGCACTGATGGAGAACACCAACGGCGACCAGTCCAACGACCATCGCCATCAGATCAAGCTGTATGGCTACTACCAGGTGACCAGCGAGTTCGGCGTGTCGGCGAACCTGAGCATGGTCTCCGGTGCACCCAAGACCTGCCTGGGCAATTACTACGGTACGGCTTACAGCGGTAGCGATCCGGCCGGTTACGGCGGTAGCGCGGTCACCGGTGGCCCGTACCACTACTGCTACGACCCGGCAACCGGCACGGGATCGGCTTCGCCCCCGGGCTCGCACGGCCGCCTGCCATGGATCAACCAATTCGACCTGGGTCTGACCTGGAAGCCGGATTTTGCTGACGGGAAACTGGCCGTCAACCTCAATATCTTCAACGTCCTCAATGCGCAGAAGCCGACCATGATCTACCCGTTCTCGCAGTTGCCGGACGGCTCGGTGAACCCGCTGTATGGCCAGCCGGTGACTTACCAGACGCCGCGCTACGCTCGCGTCACTGCCAGCTACGATTTCTGA
- the hemL gene encoding glutamate-1-semialdehyde 2,1-aminomutase yields MQHTRSHELFTRAQTLIPGGVNSPVRAFKSVGGEPFFVQRADGPYLFDVDGNRYIDYVGSWGPMIVGHNHPQVREAVAKAIGDGLSFGAPCPAEVTMAETITRLVPSCQMVRMVNSGTEATLSAIRLARGATGRQRIVKFEGCYHGHGDSFLVKAGSGMLTLGVPTSPGVPAGLSELTATLSYNDFEGATRLFEEIGSEVAAVIIEPVVGNANCIPPREGYLQHLRALCTQYGTLLIFDEVMTGFRVALGGAQAHYGITPDLTTFGKIIGGGMPVGAYGGRADLMSQIAPSGPIYQAGTLSGNPVAMAAGLAMLELVQAPGFHERLTASTAALCAGLEAAARDAGVAVTTNQVGAMFGLFFTDQKVDTYAQAIACDTAAFNRFFHAMLERGVFLAPSAYEAGFTSSAHDETVIEATLDAARAAFLAIR; encoded by the coding sequence ATGCAGCACACGCGCTCCCACGAACTCTTCACCCGCGCCCAGACGCTGATCCCCGGCGGGGTCAACTCGCCGGTGCGCGCGTTCAAGTCAGTGGGTGGCGAGCCGTTCTTCGTCCAGCGCGCGGACGGCCCGTACCTGTTCGATGTCGATGGCAACCGTTACATCGACTACGTCGGCTCCTGGGGGCCCATGATCGTCGGCCACAACCATCCGCAGGTGCGCGAGGCCGTGGCGAAGGCCATCGGCGACGGTCTGTCCTTCGGCGCGCCCTGCCCGGCCGAAGTCACCATGGCCGAGACGATCACCAGGCTGGTGCCCTCGTGCCAGATGGTGCGCATGGTCAACTCCGGCACCGAAGCCACGCTCTCGGCGATCCGCCTGGCGCGCGGCGCCACCGGCCGCCAGCGCATCGTCAAGTTCGAAGGCTGCTACCACGGCCATGGCGACTCGTTCCTGGTCAAGGCCGGTAGCGGCATGCTGACCCTGGGCGTGCCGACCTCGCCAGGCGTGCCGGCGGGCCTGAGCGAACTGACCGCCACCCTGAGCTACAACGATTTCGAGGGCGCCACCAGACTGTTCGAGGAGATCGGCAGTGAGGTGGCCGCGGTCATCATCGAACCAGTGGTCGGCAATGCCAACTGCATCCCGCCGCGCGAAGGCTACCTGCAGCACCTGCGCGCGCTGTGCACGCAATACGGCACCCTGCTGATCTTCGATGAGGTGATGACCGGCTTCCGCGTGGCCCTGGGTGGTGCGCAGGCGCATTACGGCATCACCCCGGACTTGACCACTTTCGGCAAGATCATCGGTGGCGGCATGCCGGTGGGCGCCTATGGTGGCCGCGCCGACCTGATGTCCCAGATCGCGCCGTCCGGCCCGATCTACCAGGCCGGCACGCTGTCGGGCAATCCGGTGGCCATGGCCGCGGGCCTGGCGATGCTGGAGCTGGTCCAGGCGCCGGGCTTCCACGAACGCCTGACCGCCAGCACCGCCGCGCTGTGCGCGGGGCTTGAAGCGGCCGCCCGTGACGCCGGCGTGGCCGTCACCACCAACCAGGTGGGCGCGATGTTCGGCCTGTTCTTCACCGACCAAAAGGTGGACACCTACGCCCAGGCCATCGCCTGCGACACCGCGGCATTCAACCGGTTCTTCCACGCGATGCTGGAGCGCGGGGTGTTCCTGGCCCCGTCGGCGTACGAAGCCGGATTCACCTCCAGCGCACATGACGAAACTGTCATCGAGGCCACGCTGGACGCCGCACGCGCCGCGTTTTTGGCTATCCGCTAG